The Tenacibaculum jejuense genome includes a window with the following:
- the rpoN gene encoding RNA polymerase factor sigma-54: MLKQSLHHKLLQKLSPQQIQLMKLIQLPTQAFEERLKQEIEENPALDTGKEETDNFDDTLSNEAEFDDTGNEKIDAEDINIDEYLSDDEYPSYKTQSNNYSSDDEEKQVPYAAGTTFHQSLKNQLNTFRINDEERVIAEFLVGSIDDSGYIRREIIDLVDDLAFTQNVFTSEELVLKILTEVVQKLDPIGVGARDLKECLIIQLKSKTETKSRALAIKVLESAFDHFVKKHYKKLLDKFNISEEELKEVIGEISRLNPKPGSSYAGNNKIAEQIVPDFTIRILDGQLELTLNSRNAPELHVSREYNEMLKGYQSSKDKSKSQKDAVMFIKQKLDAAKWFIDAIKQRQQTLLVTMNSIMHYQYDYFLTGDERKLKPMILKDIADQINMDVSTVSRVANSKYVSTPYGTKLIKDFFSESMKNDQGEDVSTREIKKILENVIAEEDKRKPLTDEKLSKILKEKGYPIARRTVAKYREQLDIPVARLRKEI; encoded by the coding sequence ATGTTAAAGCAAAGTTTACATCATAAATTACTTCAAAAATTGTCTCCACAACAGATTCAATTAATGAAGTTAATACAATTACCTACTCAGGCTTTCGAAGAACGTTTAAAACAAGAAATCGAAGAGAATCCTGCATTAGATACTGGAAAAGAAGAAACTGATAATTTTGATGATACTTTAAGTAATGAAGCAGAATTTGATGATACTGGGAATGAAAAAATAGATGCTGAAGATATTAATATTGACGAGTATTTAAGCGACGATGAGTATCCAAGTTATAAAACACAGAGCAATAATTATTCTTCAGATGATGAAGAAAAACAAGTTCCTTATGCTGCAGGAACAACATTTCATCAGTCACTTAAAAATCAATTAAATACATTTAGAATTAATGATGAAGAGAGAGTTATTGCCGAATTTTTGGTTGGAAGTATTGATGATAGCGGATACATTAGACGTGAAATAATTGATTTAGTAGATGATTTAGCATTTACGCAAAACGTTTTTACTTCTGAAGAATTAGTATTGAAAATTCTAACTGAAGTAGTTCAAAAATTAGACCCTATAGGCGTAGGAGCTAGAGATTTAAAAGAATGCTTAATCATTCAATTAAAGTCTAAAACTGAAACTAAAAGTAGAGCTTTAGCTATTAAAGTTTTGGAAAGTGCTTTTGATCATTTTGTAAAAAAACATTACAAGAAGCTTTTAGATAAATTCAATATTTCTGAAGAAGAATTAAAAGAAGTGATTGGTGAAATCTCTAGGTTAAATCCAAAACCTGGAAGCTCATACGCTGGAAATAATAAAATAGCTGAACAAATTGTTCCTGACTTTACAATACGAATTTTAGATGGACAATTAGAGCTAACTTTAAACTCTAGAAATGCTCCTGAATTGCATGTTTCTAGAGAATATAACGAAATGCTTAAAGGCTATCAGAGTTCAAAAGATAAAAGTAAATCTCAGAAAGATGCTGTAATGTTTATCAAACAAAAGTTAGATGCTGCAAAGTGGTTTATTGATGCCATTAAGCAACGTCAACAAACATTATTGGTAACCATGAACTCCATAATGCATTACCAGTATGATTATTTCTTAACCGGTGATGAACGTAAGCTAAAACCTATGATTCTTAAAGACATTGCAGATCAAATTAATATGGATGTTTCTACTGTGTCTAGAGTTGCAAATAGTAAATATGTATCTACTCCTTACGGAACTAAATTAATTAAAGACTTCTTTTCTGAATCTATGAAAAATGATCAAGGAGAAGATGTTTCTACAAGAGAGATTAAAAAGATTTTGGAAAATGTAATTGCAGAAGAGGATAAACGTAAACCCTTAACGGATGAAAAACTATCTAAAATTTTAAAAGAAAAAGGATATCCTATTGCAAGAAGAACTGTAGCTAAATATAGAGAACAACTAGATATTCCTGTGGCTCGTTTAAGAAAAGAAATTTAA
- a CDS encoding porin family protein — MLKYLLSTLLFFVSFYMSFSQVDSLKIGDKYLEDQLYLGVSYDIMLNQPRGTSSTGFSYSLSVGYIRDIPLNKRGNIAIGVGAGYGFNSFNHGIQLVNDNTVQLAENITSNKLTLHNLEFPIQFRWRTSDAITYSFWRIYTGVKMTYNLNNLFSYTENENIVEFSNVPIYNNFQTGLELSAGYGTFNFYMYYGLTPVYNNTFINSRSVDSNILKFGVIFYLL, encoded by the coding sequence ATGTTAAAATATCTTCTTTCAACTTTATTGTTTTTCGTTAGTTTTTACATGTCTTTTTCGCAAGTAGATTCACTTAAAATTGGAGACAAATATTTAGAAGATCAACTGTATTTGGGGGTAAGCTATGATATTATGTTAAACCAGCCAAGAGGAACTAGTAGTACAGGATTTTCTTATAGCTTATCCGTAGGTTACATTAGAGATATACCTTTAAATAAAAGAGGTAATATTGCGATTGGAGTTGGTGCAGGTTATGGTTTTAATTCTTTTAATCATGGAATACAATTAGTTAATGATAATACAGTTCAATTAGCAGAAAATATCACGTCAAATAAATTAACACTTCACAACCTTGAGTTTCCTATTCAGTTCCGATGGAGAACATCAGATGCTATTACCTATTCTTTTTGGAGAATTTATACTGGTGTAAAAATGACTTATAACCTTAATAATCTTTTTAGTTATACCGAAAACGAAAATATAGTTGAATTTAGTAATGTTCCTATATATAACAACTTTCAAACAGGTTTAGAGTTATCAGCTGGTTATGGTACGTTTAATTTCTATATGTATTATGGTTTAACACCAGTGTATAATAATACATTTATAAATAGCCGGAGTGTAGATTCTAATATTCTAAAATTCGGAGTTATTTTTTATCTCTTGTAA
- a CDS encoding ExbD/TolR family protein, with the protein MSKFKKKKSGQQAISTASLPDIVFMLLFFFMVTTVMRETDLKVDSPRLPSATEVKKLEHKSLVSTIYVGRAKDTDKWGSKYNRIQLNDKIATPDDIPAFILNERQQVSEKEIPFMTTSIKADKESNVGTLTDIRLQLREVNALKLSLSTQKGSSIKK; encoded by the coding sequence ATGTCTAAATTTAAAAAGAAAAAATCAGGTCAACAAGCCATATCAACTGCCTCTTTACCAGATATTGTTTTTATGTTATTATTCTTCTTCATGGTAACAACAGTAATGCGTGAAACTGATCTTAAAGTAGATAGTCCACGTTTACCAAGTGCTACTGAAGTAAAGAAGTTAGAACATAAAAGTTTAGTAAGTACTATATATGTAGGTAGAGCTAAAGATACAGACAAATGGGGTTCTAAGTATAATAGAATTCAATTGAATGATAAAATAGCTACACCAGATGATATACCAGCTTTTATTTTAAATGAGCGTCAACAAGTTTCTGAAAAAGAAATTCCTTTTATGACGACTTCAATTAAAGCTGATAAAGAATCAAATGTAGGTACGCTTACAGATATTCGTTTACAATTAAGAGAGGTAAATGCACTTAAATTGAGTTTATCAACTCAAAAAGGAAGTAGCATTAAAAAATAA